The region ACACATTTGTTTCTACGGTCACCTGAAATGATCACAATAAATTTTAAGAGACAAATATTAGGGGAATGTACTGAGCTTTGGTCTCTAATGGGAAgatataacacattttctgtcttggtgaccatAATCATTGAAGCAGAATGTGAAGAAAAATTCCATTGGGGAcatggaaagcaataaaaaaatgttttgatccaaatctttcatttttatgttgAGTGATAACAGTGTCTTGTCTACGTAAAGTAGTGTAAaccttaatatgtatttattttattttcaggaatgTATTGAACATCATGGTTCATTTGTGGGTTCTGCCTGTAGTCATCATGGTCCTTATATTCCCGATGTTTTTTTCTGGTGTGTCATCCTGTTCTTTACAACATTCTATCTCTCATCTTTTCTGAAGCAGTTCAAGACCAAGAATTATTTTCCCACCAAGGTAAACATTTCCTGCACTTTTCTGTTAACATCTCACAGTGGGAACATTTGTtttgaacatttgttttgttgtaatatacaaaaactatacctTCAATTAGAAACAACtatttacagaaagaaaagtaTACTGTATTATTGTGGTTTGATCTAGGTTTGTACAGTTTACATTAAAGCTGAGCTCGGGGAACACAGAGATATACCCAAAGAATTTTCATATATGGAAGTGGTTTTACCTGCCATGGTGTTTGTTTCTGTCCATTCAGCTTTAAGATTTGTACAGCTTTGCAAAGCAGTGCACTTGTCCTTCTCACAGCTTAAACATGGACAgcaaaagaagcagcagactaagtTTATCTCTATCACTGTGCTTTTTTCCACCTCCCATGGTGTTCCATTTGCACAACtgatttgcctggagttcagttttaaagttatttttgatAAATTGGGGAAATATATTGTCTTTTGCTTGCAGAATATTTGTATGATGTCTGCAATTTTATTATACAGACTAAGGTTTtagatatacaaaaacaaaaacctctTTATGGGTCCTTCatgcttctttttaattttgttgtattTCTACAGGTGCGTTCCACAATTAGCGATTTTGCTGTCTTCCTCACGATAGTCATTATGGTAGTCATTGACTATCTTGTGGGTGTTCCTTCTCCAAAGCTGCATGTTCCAGAAAAATTTGAGGTAAGGAACATCTCTTGTATTGAAGACCATTTACCTTTCAGTAAAATGGGGTCATCTCTTCAggaaatgatttgtttttttttttttttttgactaataCCGTAtgatgtatatttattgtttccaTACAGCCCACATTGAAGGACCGAGGGTGGTTTATAGATCCTCTGGGAACGAATCCTTGGTGGACTTTACTAGCTGCTGCTATCCCAGCTCTACTGTGTACCATTTTAATCTTCATGGATCAGCAAATCACAGCTGTGATCATTAATCGAAAAGAGCACAAACTTAAGGTATTATCACAACTTCTCTCTGTGATGACAATTGTATCTGATCTCTGGCTGGTGGCAAGTAacctcttaggctatgtacacacgtcagatgacaTGTCCGATGCCTCAAGGCTCGTCTCAAAgggaatctgacgtgtacagcggctGTCCAACGTCATTTATGGATCCCTTCTGGCGGACCCATGCACTACAGAAGACGAACAACCCACAATGCAAGTAAATAGAgaagagtgcagcggggtgccgctctctcgttctcccccctcccctcttcatagaacagaacagtgctgtatgtacagtgctcattcattcatctttcagttttgtttccaacaacaaatcaTGTAAGATTGTTTTAAActacaaaaatctagtgtgtgtacctTTTAACAGGGTTTCAATCTTTTACTTGAGAGTGGAACTATGACCGTAGCAGCACAAAATTCATGCAAATTTAGACTACTATGTAAGTCAttagtatttttcattgtaagctATCATTTTGAATGATACAGTTACCAGTAA is a window of Pyxicephalus adspersus unplaced genomic scaffold, UCB_Pads_2.0 Sca2109, whole genome shotgun sequence DNA encoding:
- the LOC140321297 gene encoding sodium bicarbonate cotransporter 3-like; translated protein: MHNDLDMLTKYSCVCAEPVSPDNKTLAFWSKKNITVSEVSWNNLTVPECIEHHGSFVGSACSHHGPYIPDVFFWCVILFFTTFYLSSFLKQFKTKNYFPTKVRSTISDFAVFLTIVIMVVIDYLVGVPSPKLHVPEKFEPTLKDRGWFIDPLGTNPWWTLLAAAIPALLCTILIFMDQQITAVIINRKEHKLKVLSQLLSVMTIVSDLWLVASNLLGYVHTSDDMSDASRLVSKGI